The genomic DNA CGCCATTTCGCCGATATCCGGCTGACGGAGTACGAGGCGGGTGTTCTCGAGTCCATACGAGGGTAGTCGTTGCTCCATGGAAGTGACCATTTCTTCCGTCAGCGGCGGCCCCAGCACGGTGGCGCCAATGGTGGAAGCGGTCCGGGTGTAGGCGACATCGATGTTGAGCAGGGCACGGTTGTCGAAGTTCAGGTTTTCCGTGATGAACCGCCTTGCACCGAGTTGGAAGCGGGCTTCTTGAACGACTTCCCACGCCGTATACCCGCTCGGCACCACGATCAGGAGCGACATCGTCCCGAGGATGACACGGGCGCGGGTCTGGTGGGTGGGATCCACACGTTCGACGATCGGAAAACGCATCAGCCGGGCCATGCCGATGGCGGCCAGCGAGATGAACAGGGCGTTGATGAGGAACAGGTGGATGGCGCCCAGAAAGAACCACACATCCCCCGTGGCGATGCCGTAGCCGGCCGTACAGAGCGGCGGCATGAGCGCCGTGGCGATAGCCACCCCGGGAATCACATTGCCGCGGTTGGCCTTGCGGGAGACCGCCACCACGCCGGCCACCCCACCAAAAAACGCGATGAGTACATCGTACAGCGTGGGCCGGGTACGGGCAAGCAGTTCAGACTGTGGTCCTTCGAGCGGCGAGACGGCGAAGTAGAGGGTCGACGCGATCATCCCGACGGCCATCGCCACCAGCAGGTTGCGCACGCTGCGCCGCATCAGCCGCATGTCATTCGTCGCCACACCGAAACCGGCGCCGATGATTGGCCCCATGAGCGGC from Rhodothermales bacterium includes the following:
- a CDS encoding DUF389 domain-containing protein — protein: MPDLSSENRRLGVAARALGSVVRDTFSLDPDTDYEGALQQIRSDVEIRGGNTWALVCAIVIASVGLNVNATAVIIGAMLISPLMGPIIGAGFGVATNDMRLMRRSVRNLLVAMAVGMIASTLYFAVSPLEGPQSELLARTRPTLYDVLIAFFGGVAGVVAVSRKANRGNVIPGVAIATALMPPLCTAGYGIATGDVWFFLGAIHLFLINALFISLAAIGMARLMRFPIVERVDPTHQTRARVILGTMSLLIVVPSGYTAWEVVQEARFQLGARRFITENLNFDNRALLNIDVAYTRTASTIGATVLGPPLTEEMVTSMEQRLPSYGLENTRLVLRQPDIGEMAPEQVADMVRRGILEDLYQRNTEALQAREDQIRVLEDEVVRLRSSRFPVEEVTREVAALFPELRSVGIGNVTLVADSTRAASVVVVATWRALPPEPEQDRLRQFFATRLGVDSLHVVHARE